Within Paramormyrops kingsleyae isolate MSU_618 chromosome 24, PKINGS_0.4, whole genome shotgun sequence, the genomic segment tccctgccagacagtccacatttttgctccctcccagacagtccacgtttttgctccctcccagacagtccacgtttttgctccctcccagacagtccacgtttttgctccctcccagccagacagtccacgtttttgctccctcccagctcccagccagacagtccacgtttttgctccctcccagctccctgccagacagtccacatttttgctccctcccagctccctgccagacagtccacgtttttgctccctcccagctccctgccagacagtccacgtttttgctccctccgcaaaaatgcaaaaaatatggactgtctcagGGTCCCTGAGACCTGGAtctggaaacactgcactagatgaTGAAGTTTTTGCATGGGTACATCTTAGAAAAGAAACACTTTACTGGTTCCCATGgggaaatgtgtttttaattgcCTATCCCCCTCcctgagacacagagacagacaggtgagagcaagcttgggggggtCAGCCAGCGTCCACCGCCCCTAGAGcaattggaggggggggggtgggtcgaGGGCCTTGAGCATCATCAGTCTGTCAGTcgaactgacaaccttctggTCACGAGCGTGAAGTCCTAACTCACTAAGCCACAAGACACTTCCCAAAAACACTACTGTTACTGAACAATACTAACAATAGAACATTAAGAACATTACGTTTGTGTGGCATTGGACCTGCAGAAGGCTGGTAAACTGGCCAGGAAAGAAAAGAGCAGGAACCGAAGACATTCACGGAGCCATTTATACATATCAGTTTGCTAGTACGGCACAACCAGAATCACTCGCTTATAGATATACCCACATTCCCTTTCATCTGTTATTCTGCTTTTATGATATATATCCCATTCAGCCTTCTGGTTCCGTCTTGGATCTACAGTGaatattcaaaaacaaaaaaaaaaacaaccgcCACCGAAGCTGTATTCCTTACAGATGGAAAAAGTGCACAGATCAGCTTCATTTAACAAAAATGTAGAAATTAATACAAAACCAGAACGAAAAGCCACTGAAACATTTTGAAGAAATTGACCTAGTACTTGACAATATACAAAAAAACTAGACTATACAATCAACTTACGATCATACAGCACTTACAGACAAAAACATTAGAAACCAGCTTTTGCATATGTCCATGTTAAATAGATCTTTTGGTTGATGTATTATGAAAACAACGTCATTAGAATTATGTTTATCTACTTGATTGATTTGTTCTATACgtatatttcatatattcatCCAGTACATGAATTTTTCGAGACAGTTATTTGGGATAAAGTGCCTTTAAAACATTCTGCGGGACTTGCACCACATCGGATTTAAGGTCTTTAGTAAACGTCAGTTTGCAGGTACTGTTGAGGTGTATCTGTGGTTATACATCCCTCTTCACGTCTGCTTTTAAAGTTGAGAATGGCAAGATTCTGAAACGAGAAGAGCTTCCATCCCCTGTCACATCATGTGTTGCCCGTTTGAAGTCACAGGGTTAATCTTTTCTAAAGAAACATCAGTCTCGCTGTCCAAGTTGGCCGAAAGGGCAGGGGAGACCTTCATCAGAGCTTTGACCCCAACATCACCCTCCACATCACTCAGCTCCTCATCCTGTGTGAGGATGGTGTGTGGGATGGTGTACGGCATATTCCCTTCCAGAGGGAGACGGCCCTTAGCTTGGGAATGGGACGACGGAGGCGGAGCGCCATTGTTGTTCAGGCTGAGGACCTCTATGGAATTGGTACTGGAACAATGACCGTGGCAGCCTAACAGGATAGAGAAGGCCTTTCGGAAATCTATATTGAAGGCATATATAATCGGATTGAGAGATGAGTTTGCCCAGCCGAACCAAACGAAGACATCAAAGGTCGTGGAGCTGACGCAGGGGAAATTCATCCTCTGGTTCATCAGGCGCGGCTCGCAAAACGGAACCATGCAATTTAGGATGAAGAAAGGCAGCCAGCAGCAGACAAACACCCCCATTATGACCGAGAGCGTTTTTAAAACCTTTGTTTCGCGCTTGAATGACATTTTGAATGAGCTCTCCGTTTCTGTTCCAGGGTTCCGCTCCATGCCGGTATGCCGGTGCATGGCGCTCTCTGCCGCTCGCTCCAGAGCCGATATCCGCCTGATCTGTTTCTGAGCGATCCGGTAGATCCGAGTGTACGTGACTATCATTATAGCGACGGGTATGTAGAAGCTAATGAGCGAGGATGAGATGGCGTACGTCCGATTGAGGCTGGAGTCACAGTTATCCGGAAACGTCTCCCCGTAGGTTCCGTTGGGCTCGGGGTAGCCAGTGGTTCGAACCTTGTGCCAGTTAAGCTGGACAGGGATGAAGGAGATGAGGATCGACAAGGTCCAGGCGACACTGATCATGACAAAAGCCACCCTGGGCGTCATCTTCCTCTCGTAGCGGAATGGACTTGATATGGCCCAGTACCTGTCCACGCTGATGACGCACAGGTTCAAGATGGAGGCGGTGGAGCACATGATGTCGAACGCCACCCAGACGTCACAGAATGAGCCAAAGGGCCAGAAGCCGACAATCTCCGTGGCGGCCTTCCACGGCATGACCAGGATCGCCACTAGCAGGTCCGAGATCGCCAGAGAGATCACGAAGAAGTTGGTGACCTTCGACCGCAGGTGACGGAACTTGGTCACAGCCGCGCAGACCAGCGTATTTCCCAGGAGGGTGGTgaagatgaggaggaagaggaagcagCCGGTTAACACACGCGTGGAAGCGTCCCTCTCCGATAAGCCACCGTCTGCTACTGCGGAGATGTTCGTATCCATCTTTTCAGCCTTTCGTTGCAGAAATCACCTCATCATTAAACTGGAACAAATTGAGCAGAACTTCCCAGAGAATGGAAAAGTAGCAGAAATGCTGCGGACAAGTTGATCTGGAAACTCAAGCCTCCTCTTCATCATAGCGACCTGGATGGCATGAAGATTCTGCTTCATCAGTAATTCTaatacattatttttaaaaaattaaaaaaaactattcagGCCTAATGCTTTTCAAGGACACTCCATATACTGTACACGTCATAAGGGTTTCAATTACAAAGTGTGTGATAAACATTAaatcattccccccccccccccactttttgTTATCCAGTCCGAACTATGAGCCAGCCTTCAGCGACCATgctcgtaaaaaaaaaaaaaaaaaagttaatcaaACTAATGCATGGCTAATTATAGCTTTAGAATCATACATCCTAGTGATGGTACTTATGCTGCATCGGTGTGATTTGCCGGGTGTTAAGTTGTGTTTCTGTAATTACCTCCCGGGTCTTGGAGCAGCCCTGGTCACACCGCAGGATGCGGGCACGTCGCGTACACTTTCTAGGTCACTGACGTGAATTCAGCCGCCGTTGTCAGTCTTAATTGCACATTGCCCCTTTTGAGCGTCGGAGTAAATGCAGGCGCATTTTACTGGAGCGATGTGGGATCCCGTGACGTCCTTATACGCTGGTTTCTATATCAGTGTTGCAAGAAATACCACAAAATATGACATAAACGTGGTGAAAGAGATCAGTCCGCAGGATATGTCCGATAACTGCCATGTAAAGCAGGCATTCGACCGATTAagtttgttattgttgttgctattattattattgttgttgttgttgttattttctATCAGTTCCTCCAGGCAGCTGATTGAAAAAACGTCCATTACTGGTCTTTAGTTGTCAAAAATGAAGGGCGCAAACCAGTTCGCCCAGTGAAAAACAAGTTGCTGATAAAGTCCTTCTAAACCTTTTCTTCATTTTGACAAAAACCTGAGCAGGGATCGGCTTCGAGATTCGTGCAATTCCCGCTGACACCTGCTAGTTTATTCGGGAGGAGAATCTGAAATTAAAGTTTTGCAAACATGCAAAATGAAGGTGaacgttttattttttaaactaatACATTAAAGCATTAAGACTATCGTTTGGCTCATCTCGAGAGAGAGTAAAGGAAATCTATTTACCTGTATGCAACAAGATCCTTTGCACCAGTTTTCCGTGTCGTCAGGTGGTAAATGAATGCTTTCCTCCAACCTGAAGTAGAGAAATTTACCGGGCACGCCGTTAAAGCCTGATCGCTGACCTTTCCCAAGTCTTTCATTGATCCACGCATCTTTTTCCAAGTCATTGCAGACCGCTGCCACGCACACGTCTCCTTCCTCCCCGTATAAACGGAAAGCCTCACTCTCATATGTCTGGAGAAATTCACGTTTTTAGGATTCGCTCCACTTCAATTCGTTTACACTTCCAGAGAAAGTGTTTAAAAAGCATGTTCCATTTCTTATTCTTTTTTCATCCTTTGCTGTAATTTAGGAAAATGTGTGGGAATGACCCACTTCTTTTCTTCTGGCACATATTAGATGTTCAACTATATATCAGACCTATGATATTTTTACGTAATTTCATGGAGTAAATGCCTTTGCTTGAGCGCCTCTTTGAGGCCCCCTAGTGGTAGCAAATGAATATTTCTGTGTATATTATGGCTTTATTGCGCTGAAATGTGGACACAATGTAGCTTATGGATTTTGTGTAGGCATGAAAAATACCACTTAAATCAGTTAACCTAGAGAACCAGTTCCTGTTATTGTAGCTAATGACTGGcacaactctaaacacattaaagactgttgtttttaaaacagtGCTTGTTGTAGTTTACTGCCTATAATGGTCTagcccaggggtggccaatcttatccgcaaagggccggtgtgtatgcaggtttttgggataacctgtaggtcagctgttcaaaccccaGTGTGAGGacgcttcagccaatcagtcctctaattagtaatctaattagggagttgcagcgaaaacccacacataccgcggccctttgcggataagattggccacccctggttaCATTACTACCTGGTGACATTACTGATGTTTGCTGGCTTATGTTTATgaaacttttatccaaagttcCTTACAGTTAGAGGAGAGTTGTAAGTTATGTGTGAACCAGGGGGACACAAACCTACGCCACTTGCAGTGTTAGCACAGTGttctacttgttgagctacaggagcaCCTCTTGGTACCTATGTCTTACCACGGTAATGTGGAGACCATGCAGGAGAGGGGTGGGCGCTACCCATTACCCATTTACTTGGTTTCTCTGTCGCTTACAACAATGGACAGAATACGGCCCCAGGAAATCTTAACTATAGTACGTAAGATATTCTTAAGTATCTGATTTCCCTGATTGTCTTTACAGAGTCTGTGATAGATGATGGCGCAATCGCAGGACATCCAGTGTTCACTGAAGTTAATTTTATAAGAATATACCAGAAAGTAGCGAAGGCCAAAccaagcttcatgaaccatttgcaatattttttggccccactagatggtgctctcatCAAAAAACGGACTCAAAGCATGCCCCCAAAATAAACCAAGAGCGCCATGTAGTGGACTCAAAAAAATACACCAAACGGTCCACGAAGCTTCATTCAGCCATCACTGCTAGAACTGCACATGGACACAGCCTACAAACATAAAGGGTTAGCAGAGTACCAAGTATTTGCACTCCCTCCTCTTCTCTAAACATGACGCTCTTATTGCAGAGACGTGTGAATTTATGGATTCCAGATATACACTATTCCTCGCAGAGACACTTTGGGCTGAGCATGTGAGAAAGGTCATAAATCAAAGTCTGGTTTTTCCCGTCCTCAAATAAAATCccatgctctttttttttttgctcctgaAATGTAGGCACGGAATCTGTGATTATATAAAGCTGTCCgatttgtttattaataattcaGCCGGCGGAAGTGGGCCAGTGTGTCTGGGTAAGAATTTAATGTAGTGTGACATAAGAATAAGAGACTGAAAGAGTAATGTATTTCCAAAAAGACTCGTCCCTGATGTGCAGGACGGGGGTCGGAGGGGGGAATCTTTCTAGAAATTATTTAAGTTTGTAAATAGAGCGGAGaataaaatcaatattttaatattatttttattttacataaatgTACATCACAGCTAACCACTTTTAATAAAGCCCAATAGAGCCTCataatatttgtttattattaacatttaccaactttctgactatttattCAGCACAGGATTGCAGGGAAAGGCACAGGGCACAGATCTCCTTGGACGGCTGGCCAGTGTAAAGGTAGGTctcacacataaacacactgtGTGCTATTAGGAGACGCTAATTAGACTGGTGGCGTGTCTCTGGACTGCGGGATTCCTCAAATCAGCTTCCTGATTCCGTCAGACAAACACGAGTGCTATTGTATGTAACGCATAAATGTGTCTGTATTTCTTTGATACGTTCTGGGCACAGTTTTCCATTTGCGATGTCTTGAGGGTTAAATAAAACTGTAATAGTTAATGCGGCATCTAAAAAATACATCCCTTTTCTGTATCAGTGGGTGGGACTACAGCTCTGTAATTTTCACATATTCATTGAGGATTTGCGCCTGGTGAGATAATTCTAATGTATTTCCTGCCCGTGGCGCAGAAATCATCTTCATCATGGTCTCCGGAGAAGCATCATATGTGGCAGTTTCAGCAAGGTTGTTGGATGCCAGAAAGATTCCCAACCCATAGAGTCGCCTCACAACACCTGTACTGAAAATGAAAGCGTTTCTGATATATATTCGGTGATATTTGCCAGTCTCTGATGATGCGTTTCCTGTGTCCTTCCAGACTGAAGGTGTAACTGATGTGCTTTGCCTAGATGTCTGCCTTAGGTTGCTTATGCCCATAGCTAGAATTCCTTTTCTAGTTCtccctgtttatttttttttcctttgagcCCTTTTTAAATGAAACACTGCCTTTAAGAACACACTGATTTTCTCAGTCCACGGCTGCCTCTCTGACTGACAATCTTTTGGAATCCAGTGCGagattaacattttatttatttaaagtgacATATATTTGTTTTCGAGCAGTTGGGGGATAAGGGCCTcgcttaagggcccaatggtgaaatcatttTTCCAttcctgggattcgaaccagtaaccttctgatGACCGATGTAGTGCCGTGCCCCATTTACACCTTTTTTTGCCATTAATGATTGTTTATAATCATCCAAACCCTCCAGTGAACTGGAAACAGATCCTGTACCGACACACACAACCCAGTCTAAATGATTTCTCTGTAAAACCACAAGGAGGTGCTATGCATCTGATCTAATATTTAGTATAAAAGCAAAATGTCAAAGTTGTGAATGGAATGCAGTATATCTGATAATGGCCAGTTAAAATTAGGCAGGAGTTAAATCATTATGTTGTCTTACCACTTTgaagtaaaacaaaacaaactttaaaatgtgatcaaaaagattttttaaaatatggaaATTGTACATATTGTGTGGTTAAGTAGTAAGtatgcttgattttttttatttaaacgtACCATGTAAATGAAGctttaaaaatgcatcaaaatGGCCTATCACTACGGGTTATGGCCTATCACTACGGGTTATGGCCTATCACTACGGGtaatccatacatacatacattttctgtaactgcttgtcctattcagggttgcagggacTTCGGAGTCTGTGGGCCCAAggcagggacccccccccccccccacgatggGGCACCAACACATCGCAaggtacacagacacacagacagacacacacacacacacacacacctacgggGAATTTGGTAACTCCATTTAACCTCAGTATttttttggactatgggggggggggaaccagagtACCCCCAGAGGAAATCCCACGATGACACACTACACAGACTTCTAATTGGTTAGTGCAAGTTTCAACCTGGTTGGCTCTGGGTAAATGGGCGCTTGGGCTATCAATGCTGTTATTTTAGTATTCTGTACAGCCCACAGGATTTCCTGCTGATGGGGCTCACTGTCTCGCTATATGACAGGGCGCTAAGCTAATCCACCGTCTAGTTTCCGTACTGCATGACTAGCATTTCCCATGTCATTGACATCTTCTGTTTAGCTACATTGTTGCACATCTTGCCAAAACCTCTTAGCGATACtcaatactgtgtaaaaaaaaaaatccatttccTTCATAAAATATCTATCAATACTTTTACAGAACTACACAAATCTTCCCATGGCATTGATCATATATGGTTGGGATTCAAACCCTTGCCATCCACGCGGAAATACAGGTGTCCTCCAGAGAACTGTCAGAGGGATCGTTTTACTAAATCCTAAATTGCTGTTCAGGGGAATATGGCTCAGTTGAGATTTTGGTGTGAATGACAGACCTAAGGCattatagatttttttccccggTCTTTTCCATGTTGTTACCAGCGGAGTAAGGGGTCACTTGAAAAACGCAAAACCATTTTGCGAGTAGCTGAATGTACTGTAATGAGTATGATATCAGGCACATATCACAGGCCTTCACAGTACTCTGCTCTGCATAGATCTATGTAAAATATCCATGTATGTTCAGGTTATGATATACACAAACATTCtatctctctctatctctctctgatatacatatacagagagagagagaaagagagacacacagacataaaatgcacatactgtacagttctgtgcaaaagtcttaggtagtcaaagaaaatgatgtttaaatcatCTTCATGTTTGTTGTGAAACTATTACATCTGTAAAAGTATGTCAACTTAGTCATTTCAAAGCCTCCCGTTTTATCTACAGCAGCCATCCAATACATCAATGTATTTTTCTGACTCAGCCACTTGCataccatgtttggctaattaACAGCTTTTTacccaattaaattaaataattaggTGAGCTCACGGTGAAATTTAGCAATTAATTAAGGAGAGAATTGGTTTGGGAGCAGAaatggtgttcatctagccgccCAGAAGGAAGTAGGTAAATTTTGGGAGAACAGGAGacattcttgttagtttttattgttactcttaatttgcatattgtCTGATGTTAAGTAATGTTTTTATTCTGAGCAAATGTGTACTTATCTAAATACATGGCTTTAAACCGTGacttttgtacagtactgtgtatatatgagtgcattttataaaaatccacgTCAATTAACATCTGACTTCTATGAATGTAAAAGTAATATGCAAATAGTTCATCGATAGACAGTTTGGTTTACACTGCCCTCTAATGTTCACATACAAACATGACGCAGTGTAATCTACCAATAGGAAAGTTTTACTCTGGCCAGTGAGAGTTACGCCGCAAGTATGCTGAGGAACAAATCTGAAGGGGGTTTCATGATGTCCACTGTCTGATTTACTTTTGAATACGTCTGAATCTTCCTCCTCTTGTTTTTTGTCATCGTCTGCTTACCCGACTGTATCTTTTTCTTGCCGTGTGATACATGTTGAGATTTGGCTAATGCTGCTGATGACAGTGAATGAGGAATATTGTGTGCTCATCTAAGAAGCACATGTTTGCCGTtaaacacacagatatacactgTATGGATGAAGTACTGGAACATGCCccatcattgaattcaggtgtttcattcagacccagtgccacaggtgtataGAATCAAGCACCAAGTCATTCACTCAGGTTTACAAACGTTTGTGagagaatgggtcattctgaagaggtcagtgaattcaagcgtggttcTGTCACAGTATGTCACCTTGGCAGTAACTCTGTGAAATTtattccctgctagatatttcatgatcaactgtaagtggtatgattgcaaagtggaagcgttaaggaacaacagaaactctgGCATAAAGTGACAGACCAAAAGTAACAGATGGGGGTCTCTGAGTGCTGAGTCGCATAGTGTGTAAAGGTCACCAACGCGCTGTTGACTCGGTAACTGCAGAGTTTCAatcttcctctggcattaactccagaaCAAACACTGTATGCATCAGAAGCTTCGGGAAATGGGCttcatggctgagcagctgcatgcaagcctcacgtCACCAAACTCAATGCCAAGCGTTGGATGAAGCTGTGTAAAGCACGGCACCACTGGACTCTGCAGCAGTGGGAATGGGTTCTGCgcagtgacgaatcacgcttctctgctGGCAGCCTGATGGATGAGTTTGGGTTTGACAGATGCCAGGAGTTATGCCAGGATGCCATTGTTATAGCTGCAatgggggaccaactccatattgatggcTATGGACTTAGAATGTGACGTCATAaatgttcctgtaggtgtaatgaccaggtgtcccaatacttttgtccatatagtgtaatGCAAACATTTATTAACGAAGTTTTATCAATATCTGTTACATTCATTGTTTGGTAATTGTTCAATTCACAAGAGTTTAATTTCTATATGCATCCGTAAATggtaaaaataattacattagtGCATCAAAGGAGCTCTTGTAGTATTGAAACTCGCCTTGGCACCCACAGGAAAGTTCCTTTGCAAGTATTCTGTAGCAACAACAGTTTGTTAGaattaaagtttcaccaaaccGGCTCAAAGAGGTGGAACAGAATGATTCTGCAATTCCAGCATAAATCACTTTATTCaactcatttttaaatttccaTCCGTATTATATAAATAgccaaatattaaaataaataaataaatatgttgataaataaacatgcaaatTCACAAGAATtcacaaaaatgtgaaaaaccacCAATGTGGCTGTTATCCTCCTGTATGTATTATACAGGGAATATTTCAGATATGTAAAGAATTGGTCCTATAAAACATTCAAATACAGGGAGGTATTTTGCGCTGAAGTGCCTCGATTACAATGCTCCGGTATCTTATCATGTGTGCGCCGAACTTGTATGTTTGCAGGTTCGACACACTTCATTCCCATGTTGGACAAACTTCAAGTAGGAATTTATGATCGAAGTCTTGTTTTTTTCTATGTAACCGGATGCTACATTTCGGAAGAAGCAACCAGCTTTCACCTAgcaatgaaaagacaaaaagcacATTGTGAGTTAAACTTATATGTATGCCAGCAAAATGATCAAATGTACAGTATTACCTatgacatatatatattttattctttttctgGACTGCAGGGATAGACTGTCCTCAGAGCAACTGGCAAAAGGACCCGCGCTCAGGGGTCCGATGGTGAAATCACACTGCCGACACCacgatttgaaccagtgaccatcTGGTTCATCATAGGCACAGGGGTCTGACCCACTGAGCCGTATTTTGGCATATATACAAAGGGGTGTCCTTAGGACAGCCTACATCCAAACTTGAAGCAGACCGTGGGGCTTTACATGAGGGGTGTGCAGATTATCGTCTTTAAGCTCATAAGTGATGGAAACCTTTAGCTAGAAATACCCAAGAAAATTCAGGAGTTTAAAGATTTACATTGAGCATAGAACAGTGCTTGTGCAATGTGCCTAACAAGGCAAATATAAAATAAGCAAATGAGGAAAAACTAGGTTTAGACTGAAGGAAAGGTAACAACTGCTAAATGCAAAATACCCAAAAGGTTTTGGCTGCGTGCTTCACATCTAGCTAATCAACATGTCTGGCACTCACCAAGTTTGTGCTGTGCTCCAGTTGCTCTATATTCCGCAGCAGCTTTGAGCGAATTTCACGTATCGTCTTGCAAACTGATTCCTGTGCAGCAGGGTTGCAGGTCACGCTGTTCACCATGGTCTTTAGCTCTTGGGAAAAGTTTCCCATGCAATGGCACTGTAATACAATGCgcagttttaaataaaaggtaataaaaaaatagattaaaaaaaaaacaatacaaataaatgCTAGTCTTAAAAAATTAATATTGAAACTACACAAATAGTAGCAGAAGTGctacaaaagaaaaatatataataatggCTGTTTATCACAAAACATACTTACTGTATTCTTTAACATTGACCTTCTCGGCAAGGAAAGTTGCGTTGTA encodes:
- the LOC111857458 gene encoding D(1) dopamine receptor-like, which gives rise to MDTNISAVADGGLSERDASTRVLTGCFLFLLIFTTLLGNTLVCAAVTKFRHLRSKVTNFFVISLAISDLLVAILVMPWKAATEIVGFWPFGSFCDVWVAFDIMCSTASILNLCVISVDRYWAISSPFRYERKMTPRVAFVMISVAWTLSILISFIPVQLNWHKVRTTGYPEPNGTYGETFPDNCDSSLNRTYAISSSLISFYIPVAIMIVTYTRIYRIAQKQIRRISALERAAESAMHRHTGMERNPGTETESSFKMSFKRETKVLKTLSVIMGVFVCCWLPFFILNCMVPFCEPRLMNQRMNFPCVSSTTFDVFVWFGWANSSLNPIIYAFNIDFRKAFSILLGCHGHCSSTNSIEVLSLNNNGAPPPSSHSQAKGRLPLEGNMPYTIPHTILTQDEELSDVEGDVGVKALMKVSPALSANLDSETDVSLEKINPVTSNGQHMM